One region of Candidatus Methanoplasma cognatum genomic DNA includes:
- a CDS encoding DUF3784 domain-containing protein, translating into MRKISRDYLAYLAVAFMILGVIFISLSQGYLSFSMYPAVIFLFFGFISIYWGIYYMKKRESFDITITTSFFIRKENLEHYDTQRMIRDMGKVMMIMGIFIIAGGSVYFFIESTGTRSLILSVTWIAALAILVGFLIVCRKSKYLKEPGSSSR; encoded by the coding sequence ATGAGAAAGATCTCCAGAGACTACCTCGCATACCTTGCGGTCGCATTCATGATACTGGGCGTAATCTTCATATCGCTGTCCCAAGGATACCTGTCATTTTCGATGTATCCTGCGGTGATATTCCTCTTTTTCGGTTTCATTTCGATATACTGGGGGATTTATTATATGAAGAAGCGCGAATCATTCGATATCACCATTACTACCAGCTTTTTCATCAGAAAAGAGAACCTGGAACATTACGATACGCAAAGAATGATAAGGGATATGGGAAAAGTAATGATGATCATGGGGATCTTCATCATCGCGGGTGGATCGGTATATTTCTTCATAGAAAGTACGGGAACAAGGTCCTTGATATTATCTGTTACGTGGATTGCAGCCTTAGCAATTCTGGTCGGATTCTTGATCGTCTGCAGAAAAAGCAAGTACCTGAAAGAACCGGGTTCGTCCTCACGGTGA
- a CDS encoding ATP-dependent DNA helicase — protein MENTFCSNCGSLVLPYQKKCGSCGRNVDRSSENGLAKFANAGQPPKKMVEKENPEAPYLPYEPREMQLDIIADIRRAIDEERHIVMESGTGTGKTIVSLAAGLEHAKRTGKKIVYLTRTISQSDQVMKELKAISGIKPVSGITITGRNKSCPLFLREGLDDLPPNVLSLMCDERKKKSLNDGAGGCRYFDRTTAQVNYVVDYCLKEFPTSAELDAHCEKFGSCPYEMKKILMKHMDVVVAPYIHILSEDIRTNFIANLGGEDVPLLLIVDEAHNIIDAAREQESFSITMRMIDAAIEECTVTKTSDVLNGIKVEDVIKAVKSAVKQLATDNIPFGKTEFRLGKDAVENIIMKRFGMTRSDLNKVIEEMIDVGEKRTDALAEKGNPQISEIYALGVALKDWAMSDNDRYVRSVKTSENGEYLFAACIDPSDIVKFMQEQKGAVHMSGTLQPLEQYYKIMGLPRTTIARTYPSPFPKENRSVVYVDDVTTRYEKRDPSMIARIGKRISDLCNAVDRNTLVFFPSYKMMKEMRSVLERDIGKPLYWEESGQQKRTMRALDAFRRGTGGVFFSVMGGSIAEGIDFPGEELCFTVIVGIPFTPPSLEQKAMSEMFDARYGPGTGWKYTTEVPAVRKIRQAIGRMIRNETDYGMAVILDSRISEYKRPLEATLSKDPVKDAVEFFSNR, from the coding sequence ATGGAGAATACATTCTGCTCAAACTGCGGGTCTTTGGTCTTACCATATCAAAAGAAATGCGGTTCATGCGGGCGGAATGTGGATCGGTCGTCGGAGAACGGGCTTGCTAAGTTCGCAAACGCGGGACAGCCTCCGAAGAAGATGGTCGAAAAAGAGAATCCGGAAGCACCCTACCTCCCCTACGAGCCGAGGGAGATGCAGCTGGATATCATCGCCGACATCAGGAGGGCCATCGATGAAGAGAGGCACATCGTGATGGAATCTGGGACCGGAACGGGTAAGACCATAGTCTCTCTCGCAGCCGGCCTGGAACATGCGAAGAGGACCGGTAAGAAGATAGTGTACCTCACAAGAACGATATCTCAGAGCGACCAGGTCATGAAGGAACTGAAGGCGATCTCCGGCATCAAGCCGGTCTCCGGAATAACGATCACGGGAAGGAACAAATCCTGTCCCCTGTTCTTAAGAGAGGGACTGGATGACCTTCCGCCCAACGTATTGTCGCTGATGTGCGACGAAAGGAAGAAGAAAAGTCTGAACGATGGAGCAGGCGGCTGCAGATACTTCGACAGGACAACCGCGCAGGTCAACTACGTCGTCGATTATTGTCTCAAAGAGTTCCCCACATCCGCGGAGCTTGACGCGCACTGTGAGAAGTTCGGTTCCTGCCCGTATGAGATGAAGAAGATCCTGATGAAGCACATGGATGTGGTCGTCGCTCCGTACATCCATATCCTGTCGGAGGACATCCGAACGAACTTCATCGCCAACCTCGGAGGCGAAGACGTCCCTCTGCTCCTGATAGTGGACGAAGCGCATAATATAATAGATGCGGCGAGGGAACAGGAAAGCTTCTCAATAACAATGAGGATGATCGACGCCGCGATCGAAGAATGCACAGTGACCAAGACATCCGATGTGCTGAACGGCATAAAGGTCGAGGACGTCATAAAAGCCGTAAAGAGTGCCGTGAAGCAGCTGGCCACTGACAACATACCTTTTGGGAAGACCGAATTCAGACTTGGCAAGGACGCTGTGGAGAACATAATCATGAAACGCTTCGGAATGACCAGGAGCGATCTGAATAAGGTGATAGAGGAGATGATAGACGTCGGCGAAAAACGAACGGATGCCTTGGCAGAGAAGGGGAACCCCCAGATCTCGGAGATATACGCCCTGGGCGTAGCTCTGAAGGACTGGGCGATGTCCGACAATGACAGGTATGTAAGGTCGGTGAAGACCTCGGAGAACGGCGAATATCTTTTCGCAGCGTGCATAGACCCGTCCGACATAGTTAAGTTCATGCAGGAACAGAAAGGCGCGGTGCATATGTCGGGTACGCTTCAGCCCTTAGAACAATATTACAAGATCATGGGACTCCCCAGGACGACCATTGCCAGGACGTACCCGTCACCGTTCCCGAAGGAGAACAGGTCGGTCGTATACGTTGACGACGTGACCACCAGATACGAAAAAAGGGATCCCTCTATGATCGCCCGCATAGGAAAGAGGATCTCCGATCTCTGCAATGCAGTCGACAGGAACACGCTGGTTTTCTTTCCGTCTTACAAAATGATGAAAGAGATGCGCTCGGTCCTCGAGAGGGATATCGGCAAGCCGCTATATTGGGAGGAGTCAGGCCAGCAGAAGAGGACCATGAGGGCGCTGGACGCTTTCAGAAGGGGTACCGGCGGGGTATTCTTCAGCGTCATGGGCGGGTCCATCGCAGAAGGCATAGATTTTCCGGGCGAGGAACTGTGCTTCACCGTGATAGTGGGAATACCATTCACCCCGCCGTCCCTGGAGCAGAAGGCGATGTCCGAGATGTTTGATGCCAGATACGGGCCGGGGACGGGATGGAAATATACGACAGAGGTCCCCGCCGTGAGGAAGATAAGACAGGCCATCGGAAGGATGATCAGGAACGAGACAGACTACGGCATGGCGGTCATCCTGGATTCGAGGATATCCGAATACAAAAGGCCGCTGGAGGCCACATTGTCCAAGGATCCGGTGAAGGATGCCGTCGAATTCTTTTCGAACAGATAA
- a CDS encoding pyridoxamine kinase yields the protein MAQKRVLAIHDISCFGKCSLTAALPIISSTGVECVAMPTAVLSTHTGGFTGYTYRDLTDDLLPIWDHWKTLDLGFDSIYTGFLGSFEQIDIVSKIFEEAKEKNTLIVVDPVMADNGELYPVFSKDFPMGMKKLCEKADVIIPNITEAALLLGEEYSKGPYSKEYIEGLLRRLGSIGPKKIILTGVFFDKEHLGAAAYDTETGAISYSFRDLVEGYYHGTGDVFGSVVVSALMNGSDLAEANAAAVEFTSKSILRTKNAGTDTRFGVNFEEGLSELVRIIGKGGY from the coding sequence ATGGCTCAGAAAAGGGTCCTCGCCATACACGATATATCCTGCTTCGGGAAGTGCTCGCTTACCGCAGCTCTGCCGATAATATCCTCAACGGGGGTCGAGTGCGTGGCGATGCCTACCGCTGTGCTCTCCACGCATACGGGGGGATTTACCGGATATACGTACAGGGACCTCACGGACGATCTTCTTCCCATTTGGGACCACTGGAAAACCTTGGATCTCGGTTTCGATTCCATATACACGGGATTCCTCGGTTCCTTTGAGCAGATCGATATCGTATCGAAGATATTCGAAGAGGCAAAAGAAAAGAATACCTTGATCGTGGTGGACCCCGTAATGGCCGACAACGGGGAACTTTATCCCGTATTCAGCAAAGATTTTCCTATGGGAATGAAGAAACTATGCGAGAAGGCCGACGTGATAATTCCTAACATAACGGAAGCGGCCCTTCTTCTGGGAGAGGAATATTCCAAGGGGCCGTATTCGAAAGAGTATATCGAAGGATTGCTGAGAAGGCTCGGGAGCATCGGTCCGAAAAAGATCATCCTGACGGGCGTCTTTTTTGACAAAGAACATCTCGGCGCGGCCGCATATGATACGGAAACGGGAGCGATATCCTACTCCTTCCGCGATCTGGTGGAGGGTTATTATCACGGCACGGGCGACGTCTTCGGTTCGGTCGTCGTTTCCGCGCTTATGAACGGATCGGACCTCGCCGAAGCGAATGCGGCGGCCGTGGAGTTCACCTCCAAGAGTATCCTGAGGACAAAGAACGCGGGAACCGACACAAGGTTCGGCGTTAATTTCGAAGAGGGCCTGAGCGAACTGGTCCGCATTATCGGGAAGGGAGGATATTGA
- a CDS encoding GNAT family N-acetyltransferase produces MKFCEYDDAEELAEMAKEIWTDYYSTFPDRDLPEYVLKKFQSELAIKEQMCEGYLYCFIKKDDVNVGYICVLRDSDTVLLSRIYILKDFRGQGLASEAIDILAEWCRNMKMRKLYLRVYKENTISISIYTHKGFTIVEERKEDIGDGFFLDDYIMEYRF; encoded by the coding sequence ATGAAATTCTGCGAATACGACGATGCTGAGGAGTTAGCCGAAATGGCCAAAGAGATTTGGACAGATTATTACAGTACATTCCCCGATAGGGACCTGCCGGAGTATGTTCTGAAAAAATTCCAGTCTGAGTTGGCGATCAAAGAGCAGATGTGCGAGGGATACTTGTACTGTTTCATCAAAAAGGACGACGTTAATGTCGGATATATATGCGTACTGCGGGATAGTGACACGGTTTTGCTGAGCCGGATCTACATATTGAAAGATTTCCGCGGGCAAGGACTCGCCTCCGAGGCCATAGACATTCTAGCGGAGTGGTGCAGAAATATGAAGATGAGGAAGTTGTACCTTCGCGTATACAAGGAGAACACCATCTCAATCAGTATCTATACCCATAAAGGCTTCACCATAGTCGAAGAGAGGAAAGAGGATATCGGAGACGGGTTCTTTCTGGATGATTATATAATGGAATACCGCTTTTAA
- a CDS encoding sel1 repeat family protein: MDLDEMYDEAVMILNEGGDMKKAAELLIKASEDGHLASRRTLGFLYLDGRGVDRDLEKAYELISEAATSLDPVAMYVLGKMYEGGLGVEQNDREALYMFAFAAEMGIPGAEEDAERLIARMSERISRKLRSRPILNLEISDIEIEAVCCKQMLDSALNGTIRIMDTYMGPELVMEDDKGIEVIRKECPFCGKKAKKVSCDKIY; the protein is encoded by the coding sequence ATGGACCTTGACGAAATGTACGACGAGGCCGTCATGATCCTCAATGAAGGCGGTGACATGAAAAAGGCCGCTGAACTGCTCATCAAAGCAAGCGAGGACGGGCATCTTGCGTCAAGAAGGACCCTCGGATTCCTTTATCTTGACGGCAGAGGCGTAGACCGCGACCTTGAAAAAGCATACGAGCTCATCTCGGAAGCGGCAACCTCTCTGGACCCTGTCGCGATGTATGTCCTCGGCAAGATGTACGAAGGCGGTCTCGGCGTCGAACAGAACGATCGGGAAGCATTGTATATGTTCGCTTTTGCCGCCGAAATGGGCATTCCGGGGGCGGAAGAGGATGCAGAAAGGCTCATAGCGAGAATGTCGGAGAGGATAAGCAGAAAGCTCAGATCCAGACCCATTTTGAACCTTGAGATATCGGATATAGAGATCGAAGCCGTGTGCTGCAAGCAGATGCTTGACTCCGCTTTGAACGGTACCATCAGGATCATGGACACCTATATGGGCCCGGAGCTCGTGATGGAAGATGATAAGGGGATCGAAGTTATCCGTAAAGAATGCCCGTTCTGCGGCAAAAAAGCAAAGAAAGTATCCTGCGATAAAATATACTGA
- a CDS encoding GNAT family N-acetyltransferase — translation MRFCGTDEAKELAEMARNIWMEHYPTIIGMDDTEYILGRFQTEEAIRQQIGDGYLYSFIMAGDTKAGYFCIVPESDSLLISKFYISKEFRGKGLGSGTLDDILEKGRMLKKKKVRIRVNKDNVSSIDIYLHKGFKIVRDETVDIGGGHFMYDRIAEYLF, via the coding sequence TTGAGATTCTGCGGCACGGATGAAGCAAAGGAGCTGGCGGAAATGGCCAGGAACATCTGGATGGAACATTATCCAACCATCATAGGCATGGATGATACCGAGTACATCCTGGGCAGGTTCCAAACGGAGGAAGCCATCAGACAGCAGATCGGCGACGGATATCTCTATTCGTTCATCATGGCGGGTGACACCAAGGCGGGATACTTCTGCATAGTGCCGGAAAGCGATTCGCTCCTCATAAGCAAGTTCTATATATCGAAGGAGTTCCGCGGGAAGGGTCTCGGCTCCGGGACCTTGGACGACATATTGGAGAAAGGGCGGATGCTTAAGAAGAAAAAGGTCCGCATCCGCGTGAACAAGGACAACGTATCGTCCATTGACATCTATCTGCACAAAGGTTTCAAGATCGTTCGGGATGAGACGGTCGATATAGGCGGCGGCCACTTCATGTACGACCGTATTGCGGAATATCTCTTCTGA
- a CDS encoding DUF4143 domain-containing protein, translated as MEEYKPRLADGELRRKLGAIGAVLITGPKWCGKTTTAERIAKSAIYLHDADMREAYQRTLKVKPSLLLEGEKPRLIDEWQTAPILWDAVRYSVDRSSEAGQFILTGSTTVNESKILHSGAGRIGRMRMHTMSLYESGDSTGDVSLRSMFEGNEVSGVSPLSIEDVAALIVRGGWPGSLGKSLLDAQVLTESYCETILRSEVKTVDGVDRDSDKMRQVLRSLSRNVSTQTPDTTIMADMSAKDNAPIHINTLKAYEKTLREIYVIEDLPAWTPKLRSKTSVRTSDTRHLTDPAIAAYFLGATPKGLFADLKTFGLLFESMVVRDMRVYAQSAGGNVYHYRDGDGTEADAVIQLRDGRWGAVEVKLGSGMIDEAAENLLKIKNKIESESLGEMSFLAVVTASGYAYTREDGVHVVPAGCLKD; from the coding sequence GTGGAAGAATATAAGCCAAGATTGGCCGATGGTGAACTCAGAAGAAAGCTTGGAGCAATAGGGGCCGTACTTATAACAGGGCCTAAATGGTGCGGCAAGACCACCACCGCTGAGCGGATTGCAAAAAGTGCGATCTACCTGCATGATGCGGATATGCGGGAGGCGTATCAACGGACATTGAAGGTCAAACCATCGCTCCTTCTCGAAGGTGAGAAACCGCGCCTCATTGACGAATGGCAGACCGCACCGATCCTTTGGGACGCAGTCAGATACAGCGTGGACAGATCATCCGAAGCGGGACAGTTCATCCTTACAGGGTCAACGACGGTTAACGAGTCAAAGATCTTACATTCGGGAGCAGGGAGGATAGGAAGGATGAGGATGCACACTATGAGTCTTTATGAGTCCGGGGATTCAACAGGCGATGTATCCTTGCGGAGCATGTTCGAGGGAAATGAGGTATCCGGCGTTTCCCCGCTATCGATAGAGGATGTTGCCGCGCTGATCGTCCGAGGAGGATGGCCGGGGTCATTGGGGAAGAGCCTTCTGGATGCACAGGTGCTGACCGAGAGCTACTGTGAGACGATACTCCGTTCAGAGGTCAAGACCGTAGACGGAGTGGATCGTGACAGCGATAAGATGCGCCAGGTCTTGAGATCCCTTTCGAGAAACGTTTCGACCCAGACGCCTGATACCACCATCATGGCCGATATGTCGGCTAAGGACAATGCGCCTATTCACATCAATACTCTGAAGGCATATGAGAAAACTCTGAGAGAGATTTATGTTATTGAGGATCTTCCCGCGTGGACCCCTAAACTGCGTTCGAAAACATCGGTCAGAACATCGGATACCAGACATCTGACCGACCCGGCTATAGCCGCATATTTCCTGGGAGCGACCCCGAAAGGCCTTTTTGCCGACCTGAAGACCTTCGGGTTGCTGTTCGAGTCCATGGTCGTAAGGGACATGAGGGTCTACGCACAGTCAGCGGGAGGGAACGTCTATCACTACAGGGATGGCGACGGAACGGAGGCGGACGCTGTGATCCAACTCCGCGACGGCAGATGGGGCGCTGTGGAGGTGAAGCTTGGATCGGGAATGATCGACGAAGCTGCAGAGAATCTGCTTAAGATAAAAAACAAGATCGAGAGTGAGTCCTTGGGGGAGATGTCCTTCCTTGCCGTTGTCACTGCGTCTGGATACGCATACACGCGCGAGGACGGCGTGCACGTAGTGCCGGCGGGATGTCTTAAAGATTGA
- a CDS encoding Na+-dependent transporter — protein sequence MAAMNILSNMRVWIILGVICAFIVGPIGDISSTLIVIVLIIQMTLSMDGLSFNAKSLKENKGPISYSVIACFGISTAVTLVIGSFFIADHPEIWKGWVVLAAVPCAVSVVTMSFFSKGNTTMCVLSLAVIYFIALAMTPLITWALAGESVSVLRIFSYVVLFVAVPMAASVPLKKVKIGRDTRMIAISVMLFFVVLLSLGQNREYLFSEPGVVLLVAAACIIRVFAVSFAVLHFLKKKGTRRDDSMVYVPMAVWKNSGLGVTLCFVLFGSMTEAVIPCAISLLIELLWFAAITKYIERVWPDSADRSHPADG from the coding sequence ATGGCGGCAATGAACATCCTTTCCAACATGAGGGTCTGGATAATACTGGGTGTTATATGCGCGTTTATAGTAGGGCCGATCGGCGACATCTCTTCTACGCTGATAGTGATCGTTCTCATAATCCAGATGACCTTGTCTATGGACGGGTTATCATTCAACGCAAAAAGCCTAAAAGAAAACAAAGGGCCGATATCGTATTCCGTTATCGCATGCTTCGGGATCTCGACTGCGGTAACGCTAGTCATAGGGTCTTTTTTCATTGCGGACCATCCTGAGATCTGGAAGGGCTGGGTCGTGCTTGCCGCCGTTCCGTGTGCGGTTTCCGTTGTGACAATGTCCTTCTTTTCCAAAGGGAACACAACGATGTGCGTTCTTTCTCTGGCGGTGATATATTTCATCGCGCTGGCGATGACGCCGCTCATAACATGGGCGCTGGCGGGGGAATCGGTCAGCGTATTGAGGATATTTTCCTACGTGGTGCTGTTCGTCGCCGTACCTATGGCGGCATCCGTTCCGCTGAAGAAAGTGAAGATAGGCAGAGATACCAGGATGATCGCGATAAGCGTCATGCTGTTCTTTGTTGTGTTGCTGTCCTTGGGGCAGAACAGGGAGTATCTTTTCTCGGAACCGGGCGTTGTGTTGTTAGTGGCGGCCGCATGCATCATCCGCGTATTTGCCGTCAGCTTCGCGGTGCTTCATTTCTTAAAAAAGAAAGGCACCCGGAGAGACGATAGCATGGTGTACGTCCCCATGGCGGTGTGGAAGAACTCGGGCCTCGGGGTGACGCTGTGCTTCGTTCTTTTCGGCAGCATGACGGAAGCGGTTATACCTTGTGCGATATCGCTTCTCATCGAACTTCTGTGGTTTGCAGCCATCACAAAGTACATAGAGAGAGTTTGGCCGGATAGCGCCGATCGTTCACACCCAGCCGACGGTTGA
- a CDS encoding YgiQ family radical SAM protein, with translation MFIPTTPEEIKKKGWKNLDVVIVSGDTYIDSSYNGASVIGHWLIEHGFKVGIICQPVIDSEKDITRLGEPELFWSVTAGSTDSMVANYTPTNKRRKDDDFTPSGVNDRRPDRACIAYANLIKKHIKGKPIVLGGIEASLRRVAHYDFWSDSVRRSILFDSKADIITYGMAELSNLELAERMKDEKDVNGIRGICRIGKEPPEDHIKMPSYEECAGNKDDFIKAFRIFYENSDPIISKGIYQKHGDRYLVQNPPSRNLTPDELDRVYSMDYENAVHPYYLKDGEVKAMETIKNSITSHRGCYGGCSFCAISVHQGRTVVSRSEDSLVSEAERIASAPGFNGIIYDVGGPTANMYGIECSKKLIKGACGDKKCLYPKPCSHLPIDHSRQISLLKRISGIPGVKKVFVASGIRYDMVVSDRISGKEYVDQLVGSHVSGQLKIAPEHSVSHVLELMQKPGPGILIEFKKMFDDSNIRQGKDQFLTYYLMAAHPGCYQEDMEELNRFVHKELRTNPEQVQIFTPTPSTVSTMMYHTRRDYDNTKNLKSEHSMQMKQKQKDALLGPKTVGNDTKRRKTV, from the coding sequence ATGTTCATACCGACGACCCCAGAAGAGATAAAGAAGAAAGGCTGGAAGAACCTTGACGTGGTGATAGTTTCCGGCGATACGTACATAGACTCTTCTTACAACGGGGCGTCGGTCATAGGCCATTGGCTGATCGAGCATGGTTTCAAGGTGGGGATCATATGCCAGCCTGTGATAGATTCTGAGAAGGACATCACAAGGCTGGGGGAGCCGGAACTGTTCTGGAGCGTTACCGCCGGATCCACAGATTCTATGGTCGCCAATTACACCCCGACCAACAAAAGAAGGAAGGATGATGATTTTACCCCCAGCGGTGTGAACGACCGCCGTCCTGACCGTGCCTGCATCGCGTACGCCAACCTCATAAAGAAGCACATTAAGGGAAAGCCGATAGTTCTCGGAGGGATAGAAGCAAGCCTGAGAAGGGTCGCGCATTATGACTTCTGGTCAGATTCAGTGAGAAGGAGCATTCTTTTCGATTCCAAAGCCGATATCATCACTTACGGCATGGCCGAGCTGTCGAATCTTGAACTAGCGGAGAGAATGAAGGATGAAAAGGACGTCAATGGTATAAGGGGCATATGCCGGATAGGCAAAGAGCCTCCGGAGGACCATATCAAAATGCCGTCGTATGAGGAATGCGCCGGCAACAAAGACGATTTCATCAAAGCCTTCAGGATATTCTACGAGAACAGCGATCCTATCATCTCCAAGGGCATTTATCAGAAGCACGGAGACAGATATCTCGTCCAGAACCCGCCCTCCAGAAATCTGACCCCGGACGAACTGGACCGGGTCTATTCCATGGACTACGAGAATGCCGTGCACCCGTATTATCTTAAAGACGGGGAAGTGAAAGCTATGGAGACGATAAAGAATTCCATCACTTCCCACAGAGGATGTTACGGTGGGTGCTCGTTCTGCGCCATTTCCGTCCATCAGGGAAGGACCGTGGTTTCAAGGTCCGAGGATTCTCTGGTCTCAGAGGCGGAGAGGATCGCCTCGGCGCCGGGATTCAACGGCATCATCTATGACGTGGGGGGACCTACCGCGAACATGTACGGTATAGAGTGTTCAAAGAAGCTCATAAAGGGAGCATGCGGAGATAAGAAATGCCTTTACCCGAAACCCTGCTCTCATCTTCCCATCGACCATTCGAGGCAGATATCCCTCCTGAAAAGGATCTCCGGCATACCCGGCGTGAAAAAAGTCTTCGTCGCTTCGGGGATAAGGTATGATATGGTCGTGTCGGACCGCATAAGCGGAAAGGAATACGTCGATCAATTGGTCGGAAGCCACGTTTCCGGGCAGCTCAAGATCGCTCCCGAGCATTCGGTATCCCATGTTCTCGAACTGATGCAGAAGCCCGGTCCGGGCATACTGATCGAGTTCAAAAAGATGTTCGACGATTCCAATATCCGGCAGGGAAAGGACCAGTTCCTTACATATTATCTCATGGCGGCGCATCCGGGGTGCTATCAGGAAGACATGGAAGAACTGAACAGATTTGTGCACAAAGAACTCAGGACCAACCCCGAACAGGTCCAGATATTCACTCCCACGCCGTCTACGGTATCCACAATGATGTACCATACCCGAAGAGATTACGACAACACCAAGAACCTGAAATCGGAACATTCGATGCAGATGAAACAAAAACAGAAAGATGCCCTGCTTGGGCCAAAAACGGTGGGAAATGATACGAAACGACGAAAGACTGTTTAA
- a CDS encoding serine protease gives MFAYACEKAAKFTRPLIISTRQMDGKVNATCGAFIVINREGWIITAGHMFDSFVKFQNDQNKIKEVNELNSSRNSDSGSPFNTIRTDPEWLTNHSFWWAWDGVRLVEAFVDRQIDICVGRLEPFDPKWIAEYPVFREPESLKPGTSVCRLGFPFAQIESEFDESSKAFRIKKGVLPLPLFPNDGIHTRNVLKKERSKEGNYEMLYIETSSPGLRGQSGGPIYDKEGRIYAMQVQTAHMPLGFQPTAEYEGKRVVENQFINVGIGIHAKTIMSILRDRNVKFQLDGDNHGYRIIG, from the coding sequence ATGTTTGCTTATGCCTGCGAAAAAGCGGCCAAATTCACAAGACCCCTGATCATCTCGACCAGACAGATGGACGGCAAAGTGAATGCTACCTGCGGAGCATTCATTGTGATCAACAGAGAGGGGTGGATAATCACCGCCGGACATATGTTCGATTCTTTTGTTAAATTCCAAAATGATCAGAACAAGATCAAAGAAGTAAATGAGCTCAACTCATCGAGGAACTCGGATTCAGGCTCCCCTTTCAATACCATTCGCACAGACCCTGAGTGGCTGACCAATCATTCCTTTTGGTGGGCATGGGACGGGGTCAGACTTGTCGAGGCATTTGTGGACAGGCAGATCGACATCTGCGTGGGGAGACTGGAGCCTTTCGATCCAAAGTGGATAGCAGAATACCCCGTTTTCAGGGAGCCGGAATCCCTAAAACCCGGGACCAGCGTATGCAGGCTCGGGTTCCCCTTTGCTCAGATCGAATCGGAGTTCGACGAAAGCAGCAAAGCTTTCCGCATAAAAAAGGGCGTGCTTCCGCTGCCGCTGTTCCCCAACGACGGAATACATACGCGGAACGTCCTGAAAAAGGAAAGGAGCAAAGAAGGCAACTACGAGATGTTGTATATAGAGACATCCTCGCCGGGCCTGAGAGGACAGTCGGGAGGTCCCATCTACGACAAAGAAGGAAGGATCTATGCTATGCAGGTTCAGACAGCGCATATGCCTCTCGGTTTCCAGCCCACTGCGGAGTACGAGGGGAAGAGGGTCGTTGAGAATCAATTCATAAATGTGGGCATAGGCATACACGCTAAGACCATCATGTCCATTCTGAGAGACCGTAACGTAAAATTCCAACTTGACGGAGACAACCACGGCTACAGGATAATCGGTTAA
- a CDS encoding sel1 repeat family protein, whose translation MSEKNKGFVFETDTGAFEADLDEVRRMAEKGDPDGLYAMGMACLFGMGVEQDAEKGFKLLESASEKGQPGAMTLLVRMFMSHRYTNMTTQKAVEYSAKGAEAGISDAQLFLGIAYMDGVEVEQNYKKAAELFRKAAAQGNSEARNSLAFIYQEGLGVEKDVVKAFKLYKNAASAGNINAQFQTGVCYEMGIGVKTDLKKAAEWYSKAAEQGDTFAMERLGIIHGLGSPPNPELSFKWFLDAALGGMLGAMYYVGAYYLEGFGVEKDREEGMKWLRLASSSGSEEAKKLLSDLESEGGERV comes from the coding sequence GTGTCAGAAAAAAATAAAGGATTTGTTTTCGAAACAGATACAGGGGCGTTCGAAGCGGATCTTGATGAAGTGAGAAGGATGGCCGAAAAAGGCGACCCCGACGGACTGTATGCTATGGGAATGGCCTGCCTGTTCGGAATGGGCGTCGAACAGGACGCGGAGAAAGGATTCAAACTTCTTGAGTCTGCAAGTGAGAAGGGGCAGCCGGGCGCTATGACCCTCCTTGTGCGAATGTTCATGTCGCACCGTTATACAAATATGACCACGCAAAAAGCGGTGGAATACTCCGCGAAGGGCGCCGAGGCGGGAATAAGCGACGCCCAGCTGTTCCTTGGGATAGCATATATGGACGGCGTTGAAGTAGAACAGAATTACAAAAAAGCGGCAGAGTTGTTCAGGAAGGCCGCCGCGCAGGGGAACTCTGAGGCCAGGAATTCTTTGGCCTTCATTTATCAGGAGGGACTGGGCGTAGAGAAAGATGTGGTAAAGGCCTTCAAACTTTACAAAAACGCCGCTTCCGCCGGAAATATCAATGCTCAATTTCAGACCGGCGTATGCTATGAGATGGGGATCGGAGTGAAAACAGATCTGAAGAAAGCGGCCGAATGGTACAGTAAAGCTGCTGAGCAGGGCGACACCTTCGCAATGGAACGCCTTGGGATCATACACGGCCTGGGATCGCCCCCCAACCCGGAATTATCGTTCAAATGGTTCCTCGACGCTGCTCTCGGAGGTATGCTGGGCGCCATGTACTATGTCGGCGCGTACTATCTGGAAGGGTTCGGAGTCGAGAAAGACAGAGAAGAGGGAATGAAATGGCTGAGACTCGCGTCCTCAAGCGGAAGCGAGGAGGCAAAGAAACTGCTTTCAGATCTTGAAAGCGAAGGTGGCGAACGTGTCTGA